The proteins below are encoded in one region of Ephemeroptericola cinctiostellae:
- a CDS encoding PQQ-dependent sugar dehydrogenase codes for MKSGVRLFGMGSMVVWLFLSLSLSVWTGSAFAKNPYPNAGVCDGLPKVNVKTISGTCMGVVASDLKMPRGVLPLSDAEVWVTEMGSWEKNHGRLSRLSLQGNGSFVRSTLLDGLDRPHAIVLGRDGWVYVAEAGRIVRLNPKSSPLVAETVLTELPDEGHHPLKQMVFDANGDLYLSMGARTDHCEGKDNAAAGFPCQEARGERATASIWKITSLLNQPRISVYARGLRNAMGMAWSPLGALVVTDNGRDNIAQADKQLSDAQLPHDELNVVKQGHDYGWPYCYDNNRLNPEYRMRSKACAGKVKPAQLLPAHSAPLGILLYPNDGEITALRGQFLIALHGYRDTGHRVISVNAETMGSSHEVVGAWAATDNQPMGAPVELRASPSGKLYITDDRNGALLRLTHATR; via the coding sequence ATGAAGTCTGGTGTGCGCTTATTCGGCATGGGTTCAATGGTTGTGTGGTTATTCTTGTCATTGTCGTTATCAGTTTGGACAGGTTCGGCTTTTGCTAAAAATCCATACCCAAATGCAGGCGTGTGTGATGGTTTGCCCAAAGTGAATGTGAAAACCATTTCGGGGACTTGCATGGGTGTGGTGGCATCGGATTTGAAAATGCCACGCGGCGTGTTGCCGTTATCTGATGCTGAGGTTTGGGTGACCGAAATGGGTTCATGGGAAAAGAATCACGGTCGCTTGAGCCGTTTGTCTTTGCAGGGCAATGGCAGTTTTGTGCGCAGCACGTTGTTGGATGGCCTTGATCGACCCCACGCGATTGTGCTGGGGCGTGATGGTTGGGTGTATGTGGCGGAGGCGGGGCGGATTGTGCGCTTGAATCCAAAATCGAGCCCGCTTGTTGCCGAAACTGTGTTGACGGAGTTGCCCGATGAGGGGCATCATCCACTCAAACAAATGGTGTTTGATGCGAATGGCGATTTGTACCTGAGCATGGGGGCGAGAACCGATCATTGCGAAGGCAAAGACAATGCCGCTGCGGGTTTTCCATGTCAAGAAGCGCGGGGTGAGCGTGCGACGGCAAGCATTTGGAAAATCACGTCTTTGTTGAATCAGCCACGCATCAGTGTGTATGCCCGTGGGTTGCGCAATGCAATGGGTATGGCGTGGAGTCCATTGGGTGCTTTGGTCGTTACCGACAATGGTCGGGACAATATTGCTCAAGCGGATAAACAATTGAGCGATGCCCAGTTGCCGCACGATGAGTTGAATGTGGTGAAGCAGGGGCATGATTATGGCTGGCCATATTGCTATGACAACAACCGTTTGAATCCAGAATACCGCATGCGTTCAAAGGCATGTGCGGGTAAGGTCAAGCCCGCTCAACTGTTGCCTGCACACAGCGCGCCGCTGGGCATTCTGTTGTATCCAAACGATGGCGAAATCACGGCGTTGCGGGGCCAATTCTTGATTGCTTTACATGGTTACCGTGACACGGGGCATCGGGTGATCAGCGTGAATGCAGAAACGATGGGCTCATCACATGAGGTTGTGGGCGCTTGGGCTGCGACGGACAATCAACCGATGGGGGCGCCCGTTGAGCTGCGTGCGTCGCCATCGGGTAAACTGTACATCACGGATGATCGCAATGGTGCTTTGTTGCGTTTGACTCATGCGACACGCTGA